One stretch of Arthrobacter polaris DNA includes these proteins:
- a CDS encoding AEC family transporter, with the protein MLAVIEGFSVVWIVILVGWFVGRXKVLGENAQMVLSRLSFFVASPALLVETLARADLKTVFAEPLLVAALSAALTGXAFLLIVKFWLKRTLAESLLSAMSSSTANAANLGIPIAAYVLGDAALIAPVLVFQLAFYTPLYLMLLDSLTSGHRATPGRVLLQIISNPMILGTVAGLVLAATGATLPNLVAEPLHLIAGAAIPAILIAFGMSLGTSKPLAAADGRRADILLATAFKLLVHPFLAFLLGHFILGMGGAGLFAVVVAAALPTAQNVYVAAQRYQVGVTVAKDTVLATTVLAIPAMFAVAFLLG; encoded by the coding sequence ATGTTAGCTGTCATCGAGGGCTTCTCTGTTGTCTGGATCGTGATCTTGGTGGGCTGGTTTGTAGGCCGCNAAAAGGTGCTGGGCGAAAACGCGCAGATGGTTCTGAGCCGTTTGTCCTTCTTTGTGGCCAGCCCGGCATTGCTGGTGGAAACCTTGGCCCGCGCCGATCTGAAAACCGTTTTCGCGGAACCTCTTTTGGTGGCAGCGCTCAGCGCAGCACTCACCGGGNGCGCTTTCTTGTTGATCGTTAAGTTCTGGCTCAAACGTACCTTGGCCGAATCATTACTTTCAGCCATGTCCTCCTCGACAGCCAACGCCGCAAATCTGGGCATCCCGATCGCCGCCTACGTGCTAGGTGACGCTGCCCTGATTGCTCCCGTCCTAGTGTTTCAGCTGGCGTTTTACACGCCCCTGTATTTGATGCTGCTGGACAGCCTCACCAGTGGCCACCGTGCCACGCCCGGCCGCGTCCTATTGCAGATCATCAGCAACCCAATGATCCTAGGAACAGTTGCTGGACTGGTCCTGGCAGCCACCGGCGCCACGCTGCCAAACCTGGTCGCCGAACCTCTGCACCTCATTGCAGGCGCAGCCATTCCTGCCATCCTGATCGCCTTCGGTATGTCACTAGGCACCAGCAAACCCTTAGCAGCGGCCGACGGGCGGCGCGCCGATATCCTCCTAGCCACGGCTTTCAAGTTGCTCGTACACCCGTTCCTGGCTTTCTTGCTGGGGCACTTTATCCTGGGCATGGGTGGAGCTGGACTGTTCGCCGTGGTTGTTGCTGCCGCCTTGCCCACGGCACAAAATGTTTATGTCGCAGCCCAGCGCTACCAAGTGGGCGTTACCGTCGCCAAAGACACGGTTCTGGCAACCACAGTGCTGGCCATCCCCGCCATGTTCGCCGTTGCTTTCTTGCTGGGCTGA
- a CDS encoding NAD(P)-dependent oxidoreductase, with the protein MTEALIKTVAVTGAHGKAGRAAVTELLDHGYNVLACDLAGPVGRNSDLGAPTMRVDLTDYGQALQALTGADAVVHLANIPEPGMFPPAQTLNRNTAMNHNVFLAAQALGLARVVWASSETTLGLPFASDGGTLRYAPVDEAHFPHPSSTYALSKVLGEVAAAQFAAWSGIPFVGLRLTNIFTEDEYAKVPGFWSEPMSRAWNLWGYVDARDVGAACRNAVEAHSTGSENLIIAAADTIMDQPSADLLAKHFPELKLRRDVHGHETLLSIDAARRVIGYEPTHSWRECGQVRFVPLLCAFTGVGRAQKTFGDGFCGVRA; encoded by the coding sequence GTGACCGAGGCCCTCATCAAGACTGTTGCCGTCACCGGAGCCCATGGCAAGGCGGGACGGGCGGCCGTAACTGAGCTCTTGGATCACGGATACAACGTCCTAGCCTGCGATCTGGCCGGGCCTGTTGGGCGAAACTCTGATCTGGGTGCCCCCACCATGCGGGTGGACTTGACCGACTACGGGCAGGCGCTGCAGGCACTGACCGGGGCAGATGCCGTGGTTCACCTGGCCAACATTCCCGAGCCTGGCATGTTTCCGCCGGCGCAGACCCTGAACCGCAACACCGCCATGAACCACAACGTGTTCCTCGCCGCGCAGGCCTTGGGCCTAGCCCGGGTGGTGTGGGCCTCCAGTGAGACCACGCTGGGGCTTCCGTTTGCTTCCGACGGCGGGACCTTGCGTTATGCGCCCGTTGACGAAGCCCACTTCCCGCACCCTTCCTCAACATATGCGCTGTCCAAGGTCCTAGGCGAGGTTGCTGCAGCCCAGTTTGCGGCGTGGAGCGGCATCCCGTTTGTGGGGTTACGGTTGACGAACATCTTCACCGAGGATGAGTATGCAAAGGTGCCTGGGTTCTGGAGCGAGCCCATGTCCCGGGCATGGAACCTGTGGGGTTATGTTGACGCCCGCGACGTTGGCGCGGCGTGCCGCAACGCAGTGGAGGCCCACAGCACGGGCAGTGAGAACCTGATCATCGCAGCGGCTGACACCATCATGGACCAGCCATCAGCCGATTTACTGGCAAAGCACTTCCCGGAACTGAAACTGCGCCGGGACGTCCACGGGCACGAAACGCTGCTATCGATCGACGCGGCCCGCCGGGTCATCGGCTACGAGCCGACTCACTCGTGGCGAGAGTGTGGTCAGGTGAGGTTTGTGCCTTTACTTTGTGCCTTTACAGGAGTAGGCCGGGCGCAAAAGACCTTCGGTGATGGCTTCTGCGGGGTCCGTGCCTAA
- the panD gene encoding aspartate 1-decarboxylase, with amino-acid sequence MMRTIFKSKIHRATVTHADLHYVGSVTVDADLLDAADILPGEMVSIVDITNGARLETYTIAGVRGSGVIGINGAAAHLVGVGDLVILMTYAQMSTAEALDFVPTVVHVDAGNSMVHLGTDPAEAITEGLLRPAYSCKGTK; translated from the coding sequence ATGATGCGAACAATATTCAAGTCAAAGATCCACCGCGCCACCGTCACCCACGCCGATCTGCACTACGTCGGTTCAGTGACAGTGGACGCGGACCTGCTCGATGCCGCGGATATTCTGCCCGGCGAGATGGTCTCCATTGTGGACATCACCAACGGCGCCCGCCTGGAAACCTACACCATTGCCGGTGTTCGTGGTTCCGGCGTCATTGGCATCAACGGCGCAGCAGCCCACTTGGTGGGTGTTGGCGACCTTGTCATCTTGATGACCTACGCCCAAATGTCCACGGCCGAAGCCTTGGACTTTGTGCCTACAGTGGTGCATGTTGATGCCGGCAATTCCATGGTGCACTTAGGCACGGACCCCGCAGAAGCCATCACCGAAGGTCTTTTGCGCCCGGCCTACTCCTGTAAAGGCACAAAGTAA
- a CDS encoding LysR substrate-binding domain-containing protein → MPHFDPVQLKTFLALAETRNFTRAAERLGISQPTVSQHVRKLEHAAGRVLVTRDTRAVRLTDNGDAMAGFARTILAANDVATRYFSGAAMRGRLRFGTADDLAITGLPRILREFRQLYPQINLELTVSQSDQLHRRLKAGALDLVFVKWVSGAQEGEVVKQDTFAWVGLEQTVLEPGAPVPVIVYPAPSLSRKLALDALEDAGRTWRVTCTTKQISGVLAALRAGIGIAVMPTSLVPEDLKIITNRFALPPVGDVDFTLIRNPLANTEVVDALTQAIMGRKLTPLSRR, encoded by the coding sequence ATGCCCCATTTTGATCCCGTTCAGCTCAAGACTTTCCTAGCCCTGGCCGAAACCCGCAATTTCACCCGTGCTGCCGAACGGCTGGGCATTAGCCAACCCACCGTCAGTCAGCACGTGCGCAAGCTGGAGCATGCGGCCGGGAGGGTCCTTGTCACCCGTGACACACGCGCGGTACGGCTGACGGACAACGGCGATGCTATGGCGGGTTTTGCCCGGACCATTTTGGCGGCAAACGACGTGGCCACACGCTACTTCTCCGGAGCTGCAATGCGGGGCAGGCTGCGCTTTGGCACGGCGGATGATCTCGCCATTACAGGCTTGCCGCGGATTCTGCGTGAATTCCGCCAGTTGTACCCACAGATTAACCTTGAGCTCACTGTCAGCCAGAGTGATCAGCTGCACCGCCGTTTGAAGGCTGGCGCCCTCGATCTAGTATTTGTGAAGTGGGTATCCGGCGCGCAGGAAGGCGAAGTGGTTAAACAGGACACCTTTGCGTGGGTGGGCCTAGAACAAACGGTACTCGAGCCTGGTGCACCTGTTCCTGTCATCGTGTACCCCGCCCCAAGCCTGAGCCGCAAGCTCGCTTTGGACGCTCTGGAGGATGCTGGCCGCACGTGGCGCGTCACCTGCACCACCAAACAAATCAGCGGAGTCCTCGCCGCGCTACGTGCCGGGATCGGGATTGCCGTCATGCCGACGTCGCTGGTTCCAGAAGACTTGAAAATCATCACCAACCGCTTTGCTCTCCCACCGGTAGGGGACGTGGACTTCACGCTGATTCGCAATCCACTGGCAAACACAGAGGTTGTTGACGCGCTGACCCAAGCCATCATGGGCCGTAAGCTAACTCCACTGAGCCGGCGGTAG
- a CDS encoding MFS transporter — MTPPPAPSNAALTAPINLVTTRPPWNQTFSSLKIRNYRIFASANLLAVIAIWMQRVAQDWMVLELSGSVTAVGITVFMQFIPSLVLMPLGGILADRYSKRLILMISQGSAGVLAAVLAVLALTGHLEVWHIYVIAFVLGLVVVADQPARQVFVNELVGPRQLRNAISLNSSIFQMGGMIGPAISGVLIMAVGGGWAFAANALACTITVISLCLIRSADLLKMPPVKRAKGQLMEGVRYALGKPTILWPAVMAAVFAXFGLSLAVLMAAYANTVFNVGAGGYGLLNTLVALGALCGALASTRFATLRLRGVMTAAGAYGVVLMIASMAPNMVTFGAVMVIAGFASMLFLTSANQLVQMSTNVLIRGRVMSLYIMVLIGGQALGGPLMGWLAEHWGVQWATLLAGGMLALAAVVIGLVLAKRGQLRLQVNLRSARNPVFIVPKAAEPFS; from the coding sequence TTGACGCCCCCACCAGCACCATCGAATGCTGCCCTGACAGCNCCCATCAACCTAGTGACAACACGGCCNCCGTGGAACCAAACTTTCTCCTCGCTGAAAATTCGCAACTACCGCATCTTTGCCTCCGCGAACCTCTTGGCCGTTATTGCGATCTGGATGCAGCGGGTGGCCCAAGACTGGATGGTGCTTGAACTCTCAGGTTCGGTGACCGCCGTTGGAATTACAGTTTTCATGCAGTTCATTCCCTCCCTAGTGCTGATGCCGCTGGGCGGCATCCTGGCCGATAGATATTCCAAGCGGCTGATTCTGATGATTAGCCAAGGCTCTGCCGGGGTACTGGCAGCCGTCTTGGCCGTACTCGCACTGACAGGGCACCTTGAGGTGTGGCATATCTATGTCATCGCCTTTGTCCTTGGTCTGGTGGTGGTGGCAGACCAGCCCGCACGCCAGGTATTCGTCAACGAGTTGGTGGGCCCACGGCAATTACGCAATGCCATCAGCTTGAACTCATCAATTTTTCAAATGGGCGGCATGATTGGTCCAGCCATCAGCGGNGTGCTGATCATGGCAGTGGGTGGCGGCTGGGCTTTTGCCGCCAACGCCTTAGCCTGCACGATCACGGTGATTTCACTGTGCTTAATTCGTAGCGCTGACCTGTTGAAAATGCCGCCGGTAAAACGTGCCAAGGGGCAGCTGATGGAAGGCGTCCGTTACGCCTTGGGTAAGCCAACCATTTTGTGGCCAGCAGTCATGGCAGCCGTTTTCGCAATNTTTGGTTTGAGTCTTGCCGTGTTGATGGCAGCCTACGCCAACACCGTGTTCAACGTAGGTGCCGGAGGCTACGGCCTGCTCAACACTCTGGTTGCGCTGGGCGCTCTGTGCGGAGCACTGGCCTCTACCCGCTTCGCCACCTTGCGGCTACGAGGGGTGATGACAGCAGCNGGGGCTTATGGGGTGGTCCTGATGATTGCATCGATGGCCCCAAACATGGTCACTTTTGGGGCGGTCATGGTGATCGCTGGATTTGCCTCAATGCTGTTTCTGACAAGCGCCAACCAACTGGTCCAGATGTCAACTAACGTGCTGATTCGAGGCCGTGTCATGAGCCTGTACATCATGGTCCTCATTGGTGGCCAGGCTCTAGGCGGACCGCTGATGGGTTGGCTGGCTGAACACTGGGGCGTGCAGTGGGCCACCCTGCTTGCCGGTGGAATGCTGGCGCTGGCAGCGGTGGTGATTGGGCTGGTCCTGGCCAAGCGCGGACAGCTGAGATTGCAGGTGAACCTGCGCAGTGCCCGGAACCCGGTGTTCATTGTGCCAAAGGCAGCTGAACCGTTCTCCTAG
- a CDS encoding acyl-CoA desaturase → MRAAGLLRRHRTFYAVVFAVLLLVLAGAGTGFVLLGRSWFQLLIAAVLGMLFTQFAFLAHEAAHHQVFASGTANDWTARILGPLLVGMSYAMWVKKHTAHHQNPNVKGKDPDIHTGVVAFHEEGAATKRGFPAVITRHQGTLLFPLLXFLGFSLVADSAKTLFGRRGVRYRYIEIGLLVLRFGSYLAVVFLLLPWGMALAFVGVQXGVFGFYMGASFAPNHKGMPVLQASSRVDFLTRQVLTSRNIRGGFFMDTLMGGLNHQVEHHLFPDMARPELCRANALVRRNCEQNGIVFTETGLIQSYAIVVRYLNRVGLFAMDPFHCPLVRQYR, encoded by the coding sequence GTGCGGGCAGCNGGGCTGCTGCGCCGGCATCGAACATTTTATGCAGTGGTGTTTGCCGTGTTGTTGCTGGTTCTTGCTGGCGCTGGCACCGGTTTTGTACTGCTGGGACGGAGCTGGTTTCAGCTGTTGATTGCTGCCGTGCTGGGTATGTTGTTCACCCAGTTCGCTTTCCTTGCCCATGAAGCAGCCCATCACCAGGTATTTGCCTCAGGCACGGCCAACGACTGGACGGCCAGGATACTGGGGCCGCTGCTGGTGGGCATGAGTTACGCCATGTGGGTGAAGAAACACACAGCACACCACCAAAATCCCAACGTCAAGGGCAAGGACCCGGATATCCACACTGGGGTGGTGGCCTTTCATGAAGAGGGCGCCGCCACGAAACGNGGATTTCCTGCCGTCATCACCCGGCATCAGGGCACGTTGCTCTTCCCGTTGCTTNNCTTTCTGGGCTTCAGTTTGGTCGCTGACTCTGCCAAGACGTTGTTCGGACGGCGAGGCGTGCGGTACAGGTACATAGAAATAGGGCTACTTGTGCTGCGTTTTGGCAGCTACCTTGCAGTGGTGTTCCTGCTGCTCCCATGGGGCATGGCGCTTGCCTTTGTGGGCGTGCAAATNGGGGTNTTTGGGTTCTACATGGGTGCCTCATTCGCCCCAAACCACAAAGGTATGCCGGTTCTTCAGGCCAGTAGCAGAGTGGACTTTCTGACGCGCCAAGTTCTCACGAGTAGGAACATTCGTGGCGGGTTCTTCATGGACACGCTCATGGGTGGGCTGAACCACCAGGTGGAGCACCACCTGTTCCCAGACATGGCGCGGCCGGAGCTGTGCCGGGCCAACGCCCTTGTCCGCAGGAACTGTGAGCAAAACGGGATTGTGTTCACCGAAACCGGACTGATCCAGTCTTATGCCATAGTGGTGCGCTACCTGAACCGGGTGGGTCTNTTTGCCATGGACCCGTTCCACTGTCCGCTGGTGCGCCAATACCGTTAG
- a CDS encoding N(5)-(carboxyethyl)ornithine synthase — protein MSSAATGLRLGVLGKSRKPDERRAPIHXEHFSRIEPEILAQMVVEEGYGTRFGMSDDVLATLVGTVASREQVIAQSDVLLLPKPQAADLKELKDGQILWGWPHCVQDRAITQLAIDKKLTLIAFEAMNHWASDGGFGLHVFHKNNELAGYSSVMHSLALTGSTGDYGRRLSAVVIGFGATARGAVTALKALGIYDLQVLTSRNVAAVAAPIHSVEMVQFDFASEAPHKGFVMLEDGDTPLSDFLAEADIVINCTLQDPNDPMTYLTESDLAAFRPGSLIVDVSCDEGMGFSWARNTTFTNPMLTVXDHINYYAVDHSPSYLWNSATWEISEALLPFIEPVLAGRDSWAETDTISRAIEISGXVIVNPAILEFQGRQESYPHLPLD, from the coding sequence ATGAGCTCCGCAGCAACCGGGCTCCGCTTGGGTGTCCTAGGGAAATCCCGCAAGCCGGATGAACGGCGCGCACCCATCCACNCGGAACACTTTTCTCGGATTGAACCTGAAATCCTCGCCCAAATGGTGGTTGAAGAAGGTTACGGAACCCGTTTTGGCATGTCCGACGACGTCCTGGCCACCTTGGTAGGCACTGTTGCCTCCCGCGAACAGGTCATTGCCCAATCAGATGTTCTCCTCCTGCCCAAACCCCAGGCGGCGGACCTGAAAGAGCTGAAGGACGGGCAAATCTTGTGGGGCTGGCCGCACTGCGTCCAGGACAGGGCCATCACCCAGCTTGCCATCGACAAGAAGCTGACACTGATCGCCTTTGAGGCCATGAACCACTGGGCTTCCGACGGCGGTTTCGGACTCCACGTCTTCCACAAGAACAACGAGCTTGCCGGCTACTCCTCGGTGATGCATTCCTTGGCGTTGACGGGTTCAACCGGAGACTACGGGCGCCGACTCAGTGCCGTCGTGATTGGATTTGGTGCCACCGCCCGCGGAGCGGTGACGGCGTTGAAGGCACTGGGTATCTACGATCTGCAGGTCCTGACCAGCCGCAACGTAGCTGCCGTTGCAGCACCTATCCATTCGGTGGAAATGGTGCAATTCGATTTTGCGTCCGAGGCGCCACATAAGGGTTTTGTCATGCTCGAAGATGGTGACACGCCGTTGAGCGATTTCCTCGCCGAGGCGGACATCGTCATCAATTGCACCCTGCAGGACCCCAACGATCCCATGACCTACCTGACGGAAAGCGATCTTGCCGCGTTCCGGCCAGGCAGTTTGATCGTCGATGTTTCCTGCGACGAGGGAATGGGCTTTAGCTGGGCCCGCAACACAACCTTCACAAACCCCATGCTGACGGTGNGGGACCATATCAACTATTACGCAGTTGATCACAGTCCCAGTTACTTATGGAACTCTGCCACGTGGGAAATCAGTGAGGCACTTCTGCCGTTCATCGAGCCCGTTCTGGCAGGACGGGACTCGTGGGCTGAAACTGACACCATCTCACGCGCCATTGAAATTTCCGGGNGCGTCATCGTCAATCCTGCAATCCTTGAGTTCCAGGGGCGCCAAGAAAGTTACCCGCACCTGCCACTGGATTAG
- a CDS encoding cation:proton antiporter, whose translation MDPTTLTIIQLGIVFWARFLGRLAGRIGMSPVXLYLLGGLAFGEGGFVNLAGIDGFAHIASEIGVILLLLMLGLEYSAKELVTGLKQSWIAGLVDLVLNMLPGIAVAIILGWGPVGALVMAGITYSSSSGIIAKVLGDLGRLGNRETPVILAILVIEDLAMAAYLPILTAVLAGVSLLGGFTAVGISLAVVTLVLLGALRYGHMVSSVLDSPDRESFLLKLLGAALLVAGVASAMQVSAAVGAFLLGIAISGGTAENAARVLEPLRDLXAAMFFVLFGLNTDPRTIPPVLGAALLLALATAITKVATGWWAAKRQGIRVPGRARAGAALIARGEFSIVIAGLAVASGAVPVELAALATTYVLIMAVSGPVAARYVEPIVALFQGKT comes from the coding sequence ATGGATCCAACGACGCTCACCATCATCCAGCTCGGAATTGTCTTTTGGGCTCGGTTTTTGGGGCGTTTGGCAGGCCGCATTGGGATGTCCCCTGTCNCCCTCTATCTACTGGGCGGATTGGCTTTTGGTGAGGGCGGATTCGTCAACCTCGCCGGTATTGACGGGTTCGCACACATTGCCAGTGAAATTGGCGTCATCCTCTTACTCCTTATGCTCGGATTGGAATATTCGGCGAAAGAGCTTGTCACCGGCCTAAAGCAGTCATGGATTGCCGGGCTGGTGGACCTTGTGCTGAACATGCTGCCAGGGATTGCTGTGGCTATTATTCTGGGTTGGGGCCCTGTGGGCGCCCTTGTCATGGCCGGGATCACATACAGCTCTTCCTCGGGCATTATTGCCAAGGTCTTGGGTGATCTGGGCCGGCTTGGAAACCGTGAAACACCCGTCATTTTGGCCATTTTGGTCATCGAAGACCTGGCCATGGCCGCCTATCTACCCATCCTGACCGCCGTCCTTGCAGGGGTATCTCTCCTGGGTGGTTTCACCGCCGTGGGAATTTCCCTGGCCGTGGTGACCTTGGTGCTGCTGGGCGCCTTGCGCTATGGACATATGGTTTCCAGTGTCCTAGACAGTCCAGACAGAGAGTCCTTCCTTCTAAAACTTCTCGGCGCGGCATTGCTCGTGGCCGGCGTAGCCTCGGCGATGCAGGTTTCCGCCGCGGTGGGTGCGTTCCTTCTGGGCATTGCCATTTCTGGCGGAACGGCCGAAAACGCAGCGCGGGTACTGGAGCCCCTCCGCGATCTTNTTGCCGCCATGTTCTTCGTTCTCTTCGGCTTGAATACTGATCCACGCACCATTCCTCCCGTTCTCGGAGCTGCGCTCCTACTAGCCCTTGCCACCGCAATCACCAAGGTGGCCACCGGGTGGTGGGCAGCCAAACGGCAGGGAATCAGGGTCCCCGGACGCGCCCGTGCCGGTGCCGCGCTGATTGCCCGCGGAGAATTCTCTATTGTCATCGCAGGCTTGGCCGTGGCTTCCGGCGCCGTGCCGGTGGAGCTGGCAGCCCTAGCCACCACCTATGTGTTGATCATGGCCGTAAGCGGCCCCGTTGCAGCCCGCTATGTGGAGCCGATCGTGGCCTTGTTCCAAGGTAAAACCTGA
- a CDS encoding cation:proton antiporter regulatory subunit translates to MNIEETPLPGIGVRRELRLATGRRVGVVTHRDGHTELILSRVDDPDACAASIPLSADEASALGQLLGSAQLIAQLSSEQESVSGVSTHQILIRKGSKYAGRPLGDTQMRTLTGTSIVALLRDGDVVGSPRPDEVXRVGDMVVIVGTDDGLADAASILQSRL, encoded by the coding sequence ATGAATATTGAAGAGACGCCTCTTCCAGGTATTGGCGTTCGCAGAGAGCTACGCCTTGCCACCGGACGACGCGTAGGCGTGGTGACTCACCGCGACGGCCATACCGAGCTGATTCTTTCCCGTGTGGATGACCCGGATGCTTGTGCAGCCTCCATTCCGCTCAGTGCCGATGAAGCCTCAGCCCTAGGCCAGTTGCTGGGATCCGCCCAGCTTATTGCCCAGCTCAGCTCCGAGCAAGAGAGTGTTTCCGGAGTCAGCACACACCAAATTCTGATTCGAAAGGGCTCCAAGTACGCTGGCCGCCCCTTGGGCGACACTCAGATGCGCACCCTCACCGGCACCTCCATTGTGGCGTTGTTGCGCGACGGCGACGTGGTGGGCTCTCCCCGCCCAGATGAGGTTNTTCGCGTTGGCGACATGGTGGTCATTGTTGGCACCGACGACGGCTTGGCGGATGCAGCAAGCATTTTGCAGTCACGATTGTAG
- the dcd gene encoding dCTP deaminase: MLISDRDIRAEIAAKRIVLXPYDPAMVQPSSVDVRIDRYFRLFDNHRYAHIDPAEEQPELTRMIEVAPEEPFILHPGEFALASTYETVTLPDDVAARLEGKSSLGRLGLVTHSTAGFIDPGFSGHITLELSNAATLPIKLWPGMKIGQLCFFQLSSPAEXPYGTGPHQNRYQGQRGPTASRSFLNFHRTKI; the protein is encoded by the coding sequence GTGCTGATCTCTGACCGCGACATACGTGCCGAAATTGCAGCCAAGCGCATTGTCTTGGANCCCTATGACCCTGCCATGGTGCAGCCCTCGAGCGTTGATGTGCGTATTGACAGGTATTTTCGCCTGTTCGACAATCACCGCTACGCCCACATCGACCCGGCGGAGGAGCAGCCGGAGCTGACCCGGATGATTGAGGTGGCTCCGGAGGAGCCGTTCATCTTGCATCCNGGGGAGTTCGCTTTGGCCTCCACCTATGAAACCGTCACCCTGCCGGACGACGTCGCCGCACGTCTGGAGGGCAAATCTTCCTTGGGACGCCTTGGCTTGGTGACGCACTCAACGGCTGGGTTCATCGATCCGGGATTCTCCGGTCACATCACCCTTGAACTCTCCAACGCCGCAACGCTCCCCATTAAATTGTGGCCGGGGATGAAGATTGGGCAGCTCTGCTTCTTCCAGTTGAGCTCTCCGGCAGAAAANCCCTACGGCACTGGCCCACACCAGAACCGCTACCAGGGTCAGCGTGGCCCAACAGCGTCGAGGTCCTTCCTGAATTTTCACCGCACGAAGATCTAA
- a CDS encoding MFS transporter: MTEYPPPQPPSSATANPAATRWQILAWALWDWGGAAFNAVMTTFIFTALYLTGDAFGGADRASAVLGATTALGGVAIALFAXVTGARTDHSGRRKMWLGINTLIVALLTGACFXVQPQESYLLLGALLIAAGHVFFEIAGVNYNAMLLQISTKSTIGKISGFGWAAGYLGGIVALLFVYFALVKPDVGIFGITSADGMTYRAVAVFSALWIIVFAIPVMFAIPEAPRNTKMPKIGFLRAYLELWHTIVRLFHTSRHTVFFLVASAVFRDGLAAIFTXGAVIAVGSFGFKSGDVLIFAIAGNVVAAIGALSAGFFDDKVGPKAVIVTSLCGLIVSAGALFFLEGKTAFWIXGLLLTLFVGPAQSSSRTFIAXLAPEGQEGELFGLYATTGRAVSFXAPALFFLFITMFGSQRWGILGIVLVLVLGLALLLPVQKPSLQAADR; this comes from the coding sequence ATGACTGAGTACCCTCCGCCGCAGCCTCCTTCCTCGGCCACGGCCAACCCGGCTGCCACCCGATGGCAGATTCTCGCGTGGGCTCTGTGGGATTGGGGCGGTGCGGCATTTAACGCTGTCATGACCACCTTCATCTTCACGGCCCTCTATCTCACCGGTGATGCGTTTGGTGGAGCCGACAGGGCATCGGCCGTGCTCGGAGCGACCACAGCTTTGGGCGGTGTAGCGATTGCGTTGTTTGCCNCCGTCACCGGAGCGCGCACGGACCACAGCGGGCGGCGCAAAATGTGGTTGGGCATCAATACCCTCATCGTGGCGCTTCTGACCGGTGCCTGCTTTNTTGTTCAGCCCCAGGAGTCCTACCTCTTACTCGGTGCGTTGCTTATCGCCGCCGGGCATGTGTTCTTTGAGATCGCCGGTGTGAACTACAACGCCATGTTGTTACAAATCTCCACGAAGTCCACGATTGGCAAGATCAGTGGATTTGGCTGGGCAGCTGGGTATTTGGGCGGAATCGTGGCGCTGCTGTTTGTGTACTTCGCCTTGGTCAAGCCCGATGTGGGCATCTTTGGCATTACCAGTGCAGACGGCATGACCTACCGGGCCGTGGCCGTGTTCTCGGCACTTTGGATCATTGTGTTCGCCATCCCCGTCATGTTCGCCATACCGGAGGCCCCACGCAATACGAAAATGCCTAAGATCGGCTTCTTGAGGGCCTATCTGGAGCTATGGCACACCATTGTCAGGCTGTTCCATACCTCCCGCCACACCGTGTTTTTCCTCGTTGCCAGTGCCGTGTTTCGTGACGGCTTGGCCGCGATCTTTACTNTTGGCGCAGTCATCGCGGTGGGCTCCTTCGGCTTCAAGTCCGGCGATGTGCTGATCTTTGCGATTGCCGGAAATGTGGTGGCAGCGATCGGCGCTCTCTCCGCAGGTTTCTTTGACGACAAAGTTGGCCCGAAGGCCGTCATTGTCACGTCCCTGTGCGGTCTGATTGTCAGCGCCGGGGCACTGTTCTTCCTGGAAGGGAAGACAGCATTTTGGATTNTTGGGTTGCTCTTGACCCTGTTCGTGGGTCCGGCGCAGTCATCGTCGCGCACGTTCATTGCCNGGCTCGCGCCGGAAGGGCAGGAAGGGGAGCTGTTCGGGCTTTACGCCACCACCGGCCGGGCCGTGTCATTTNTGGCCCCTGCTTTGTTCTTCTTGTTTATTACCATGTTTGGCAGCCAGCGCTGGGGCATCCTGGGGATCGTACTGGTGCTGGTACTCGGCTTGGCCCTGTTGTTACCAGTGCAGAAACCATCCCTGCAAGCGGCGGACCGATGA